One region of Calditerricola satsumensis genomic DNA includes:
- the nadC gene encoding carboxylating nicotinate-nucleotide diphosphorylase produces MHPLWVRPYIEHALREDIGTGDVTTEAILPAGTPLVARLVAKQAGRIAGLPVAEEAFRLLDPAVRIERHVDEGSDVTAGTVLATVCGEGRAILSAERVALNLLQRLSGIATATRDVCRAVSGFPVRIADTRKTLPGLRVLDKYAVRVGGGVNHRFGLYDCVMIKDNHIAAAGSLARAVEAVRRRVGYWVKIEVEADTLEQVDEAVRLGVDIVLLDNMTPDEVAEAVRRVGGRAITEASGGITPENVRAYAATGVDVISLGWLTHSVRALDISLDVEPIR; encoded by the coding sequence ATGCATCCGTTGTGGGTTCGCCCGTATATCGAACATGCCCTGCGTGAAGACATCGGGACCGGTGACGTGACGACCGAGGCGATCCTCCCGGCGGGGACACCCCTCGTTGCGCGCCTGGTGGCCAAACAGGCGGGGCGGATCGCCGGCCTGCCGGTGGCGGAAGAGGCGTTTCGCCTGCTCGATCCCGCGGTGCGCATCGAGCGGCACGTGGACGAGGGAAGCGACGTGACGGCGGGAACGGTGCTGGCCACCGTGTGTGGGGAGGGCCGGGCCATCCTGTCGGCCGAGCGCGTCGCCCTCAACCTCTTGCAGCGCCTGTCGGGCATCGCCACGGCGACGCGCGACGTCTGCCGGGCCGTATCCGGGTTTCCCGTGCGCATCGCCGACACGCGCAAGACGCTGCCCGGGCTTCGCGTCCTGGACAAGTACGCCGTGCGGGTGGGCGGGGGTGTCAACCACCGGTTCGGCCTTTACGATTGCGTCATGATCAAGGACAACCACATCGCCGCCGCCGGGTCGCTTGCCCGCGCCGTCGAGGCGGTGCGCCGGCGCGTCGGGTATTGGGTCAAGATCGAGGTGGAAGCCGACACCCTCGAGCAGGTTGACGAGGCCGTGCGGCTCGGCGTCGACATCGTTCTCCTCGACAACATGACCCCCGACGAGGTGGCGGAGGCGGTGCGCCGCGTGGGGGGCCGGGCCATCACCGAGGCATCGGGCGGCATCACGCCGGAGAACGTGCGGGCGTACGCCGCCACAGGCGTCGACGTCATCTCCCTGGGCTGGCTCACCCATTCCGTACGGGCGCTGGACATCAGCCTGGACGTGGAGCCGATCCGCTGA
- the nadA gene encoding quinolinate synthase NadA, which yields MNALHQAPIGEAYTGLSSEELDRRIAAAKERLGRDLVILGHHYQRDDVIAFADHRGDSLKLARIAAELDARYIVFCGVHFMAETADILTADEQIVVLPDLNAGCSMADMAAIEDVEVCWDLLTEQFGDTIIPVTYVNSTAAIKAFVGQRGGLVCTSSNAEKVFAYAWAQKKRILFLPDEHLGRNTGAAFGLSLSEMAVYDPQEMALAYPHGEGDPRLILWKGHCSVHQRFEPHHVHEVRRRYPGIRVLVHPECRYETVQLADACGSTEFIIRTVKQAPPGTKWAIGTEHNLVNRLAQEHPEQFILSLNERICPCLTMNRIDRPHLLWALENLVAGTPHNVIRVEPEVARWARVAIDRMLALA from the coding sequence GTGAACGCGCTGCACCAGGCGCCGATCGGCGAGGCGTACACCGGGCTCTCGTCGGAAGAGCTGGACCGCCGCATCGCCGCGGCCAAAGAACGGCTGGGGCGGGATCTCGTCATTCTCGGCCATCACTACCAGCGTGACGACGTCATCGCCTTTGCCGACCACCGCGGCGACTCGCTCAAGCTGGCCCGCATCGCCGCGGAGCTGGATGCACGGTACATCGTCTTCTGCGGCGTGCACTTCATGGCCGAGACGGCGGACATCCTCACCGCCGACGAGCAGATCGTCGTGCTTCCGGACTTGAACGCCGGGTGCTCCATGGCCGACATGGCCGCCATCGAAGACGTCGAGGTGTGCTGGGACCTCTTGACCGAGCAGTTCGGCGACACGATCATCCCCGTCACGTACGTCAACTCCACGGCGGCGATCAAGGCCTTTGTGGGGCAGCGCGGCGGGCTTGTTTGCACCTCGTCCAACGCGGAGAAGGTGTTTGCCTATGCGTGGGCGCAAAAGAAACGCATCCTCTTTTTGCCCGACGAGCATCTCGGGCGAAACACGGGGGCGGCCTTTGGCCTGTCCCTGAGCGAGATGGCCGTGTACGATCCCCAGGAGATGGCCCTCGCCTATCCGCACGGCGAAGGCGATCCGCGCCTCATCCTGTGGAAGGGGCATTGCTCGGTGCACCAGCGCTTTGAGCCGCACCACGTGCATGAGGTGCGGCGGCGCTACCCGGGCATCCGCGTCCTCGTTCATCCCGAGTGCCGGTACGAGACGGTGCAGCTGGCCGATGCCTGCGGCTCGACGGAGTTCATCATCCGCACGGTGAAGCAGGCTCCGCCGGGAACGAAGTGGGCCATCGGCACGGAGCACAACCTCGTCAACCGCCTGGCCCAGGAGCATCCGGAGCAGTTCATCCTCTCGCTCAACGAGCGGATTTGCCCGTGCCTGACGATGAACCGCATCGACCGGCCGCACCTCTTGTGGGCCTTGGAGAACCTCGTCGCGGGAACGCCGCACAACGTCATCCGCGTCGAGCCGGAGGTGGCCCGGTGGGCCAGGGTGGCCATCGACCGCATGCTCGCGCTGGCGTGA